One window of Lawsonibacter asaccharolyticus genomic DNA carries:
- a CDS encoding endoribonuclease YbeY — translation MIFNERLRRLRKERGLTQVQTAEHLSIAWRNYQRLERDGNAPSFLTFVKAAEFFGVSLDYLAGRTDAREVNRGTCPPAGPEHRIILEAEVEAPDTVEPLLRRVISAALEAEGMDLPCEINVLLTDDEGIHQVNLDMRGVDRPTDVLSFPMFDLSPGEKPGEEHEDPDTGLVPLGDMCISLERAAAQAEEYGHSVERELSYLAVHSVLHLLGYDHMDEGPMKAQMRRREEHILEGLGIRRG, via the coding sequence ATGATATTCAATGAACGGCTGAGGCGCCTGCGGAAGGAGCGCGGTCTGACCCAGGTGCAGACGGCAGAGCACCTGTCCATCGCATGGCGGAATTACCAGCGCCTGGAGAGGGATGGGAACGCCCCCAGCTTTCTCACCTTTGTGAAGGCGGCGGAGTTCTTCGGCGTCTCCCTGGACTATCTGGCGGGCCGGACCGATGCGCGGGAGGTCAACCGGGGGACATGTCCTCCGGCGGGGCCGGAGCACCGGATCATCCTGGAGGCGGAGGTGGAGGCCCCGGACACTGTGGAGCCCCTGCTCCGCCGGGTCATCTCCGCCGCCCTGGAGGCGGAGGGGATGGACCTGCCCTGTGAGATCAACGTGCTCCTCACCGACGACGAGGGCATCCATCAGGTGAATCTGGACATGCGGGGGGTGGACAGGCCCACCGACGTGCTCTCCTTCCCCATGTTCGACCTCTCTCCGGGGGAGAAGCCGGGGGAAGAGCACGAGGACCCGGACACCGGGCTGGTGCCCCTGGGGGATATGTGCATCTCTCTGGAGCGGGCCGCCGCCCAGGCGGAGGAGTACGGCCACAGTGTGGAGCGGGAGCTGAGCTATCTGGCGGTCCATTCTGTGCTCCATCTGCTGGGCTATGACCACATGGACGAAGGCCCCATGAAGGCCCAGATGCGCCGGCGGGAGGAGCACATCCTGGAGGGGCTGGGCATCCGCCGGGGATGA
- a CDS encoding sporulation protein YqfD: protein MQWIVNRLRGELRVVARGPFPERLMNVCAQNGISFWALEWRDGHTLSMTVRQEDRKQLWKLAERVGCTVETEGSRGLPAFLARFRTRYAFLAGFALSLAAVCILSSFVLTIQVTGNETVPTGVILSELRRLGVRPGAYGPALERRQIAEEALLSLDELSWMSLNLHGTRLEVQVREAVQPPELTQEEGHYHVVSKADGIVTRVETMDGEAAVKEGDTVTEGEILISGTVSMEPPMYSDQPVRYYQTHARGRVEARTWRTLTASIPLTAQVKAYTGEEKSRFTLTVLGYPVEFYQNAGISWPWYDKISTVYQAGLPGGLTLPLSWTVEQYRAYEPVQTEVDRTAAQTLLEERLLAQLKEQIGEEGRVVSTYYTARAADSWLEVTLTAECREEIGREVPAAPGAGDSAPEQP from the coding sequence GTGCAGTGGATCGTGAACCGGCTGCGGGGGGAGCTGCGGGTGGTGGCCCGGGGGCCCTTCCCGGAGCGCCTGATGAACGTGTGCGCCCAGAATGGGATCTCCTTCTGGGCCCTGGAGTGGCGGGATGGGCACACCCTGTCCATGACGGTGCGGCAGGAGGACCGGAAGCAGCTGTGGAAGCTGGCGGAGCGGGTGGGCTGCACCGTGGAGACGGAGGGGAGCCGGGGCCTGCCCGCCTTTCTGGCCCGCTTCCGCACCCGGTATGCCTTTCTGGCGGGGTTCGCACTGTCCCTGGCAGCGGTGTGCATCCTGTCCAGCTTCGTGCTCACCATCCAGGTGACAGGGAACGAGACCGTCCCCACTGGGGTGATCCTCAGCGAGCTGCGGCGGCTGGGGGTGCGGCCCGGGGCATACGGTCCGGCCCTGGAGCGGCGGCAGATCGCCGAGGAGGCCCTGCTGTCCCTGGATGAGCTGTCCTGGATGTCCCTGAACCTCCACGGCACCCGGCTGGAGGTGCAGGTGCGGGAGGCGGTCCAGCCCCCCGAGCTGACCCAGGAGGAGGGCCACTACCACGTGGTCTCAAAGGCGGACGGCATCGTGACCCGGGTGGAGACCATGGACGGGGAGGCGGCGGTGAAGGAGGGGGACACAGTGACGGAGGGGGAGATCCTCATCAGCGGCACGGTGAGCATGGAGCCCCCCATGTACAGCGACCAGCCGGTGCGCTACTACCAGACCCACGCCCGGGGCCGGGTGGAGGCCAGGACCTGGCGCACCCTCACCGCGTCCATCCCGCTCACCGCCCAGGTCAAGGCGTACACAGGAGAGGAAAAAAGCCGCTTTACCCTGACGGTCCTGGGATATCCCGTGGAATTTTATCAAAACGCTGGCATTTCCTGGCCCTGGTATGATAAAATAAGTACAGTGTACCAGGCCGGGCTGCCCGGCGGGCTCACGCTCCCCCTGTCCTGGACAGTGGAGCAGTACCGGGCCTATGAGCCCGTCCAGACGGAGGTGGACCGCACCGCCGCCCAGACTCTGCTGGAGGAGCGCCTGCTGGCGCAGCTGAAGGAGCAGATCGGGGAGGAGGGCCGGGTGGTCTCCACCTACTACACCGCCCGGGCGGCGGACAGCTGGCTGGAGGTCACCCTCACCGCCGAGTGCCGGGAGGAGATCGGCCGGGAGGTGCCCGCGGCACCGGGCGCCGGAGACAGCGCCCCGGAACAACCATAA
- a CDS encoding sporulation protein YqfC, translating to MEKKPRREGLLEKTAELFDLPADALAGLPKVELVGDRELRIENHRGILAYGTEEIHVSGGAFVIQITGQGLELRAMTGLELLITGRIAGIQLA from the coding sequence ATGGAGAAAAAACCGCGCCGGGAGGGGCTTTTGGAAAAGACGGCAGAGCTGTTCGATCTGCCTGCGGACGCCCTGGCCGGACTGCCCAAGGTGGAGCTGGTAGGGGACCGGGAGCTGCGGATCGAGAACCACCGGGGCATCCTGGCCTACGGAACGGAGGAGATCCACGTCAGCGGCGGGGCCTTCGTCATCCAGATCACCGGCCAGGGGCTGGAGCTGCGGGCCATGACCGGGCTGGAGCTGCTCATCACCGGCCGCATCGCCGGCATCCAGCTGGCCTGA